The Halorientalis sp. IM1011 genome window below encodes:
- a CDS encoding universal stress protein: MYDTILVPIDGSDGANRATEHALELAERFGATLYSIFVVDTRLYGEPGLSSTELVIDEIEDTGHGYLKTLSERAEREGIEVVTRNCHGVPHQEIIAYADEVDADAIVMGFEGKTHSKGNIGSVVERVLRDASRPVFAV, encoded by the coding sequence ATGTACGACACGATTCTGGTACCCATCGACGGGAGCGACGGTGCCAACCGGGCGACCGAACACGCTCTCGAACTCGCCGAGCGGTTCGGAGCGACGCTGTACTCGATTTTCGTCGTCGACACCCGCCTGTACGGCGAACCCGGACTGAGCAGCACCGAACTGGTGATCGACGAGATCGAAGACACCGGTCACGGCTATCTCAAGACGCTCTCGGAACGCGCCGAACGCGAGGGCATCGAGGTCGTAACCCGAAACTGTCACGGCGTGCCCCATCAGGAAATCATCGCCTACGCCGACGAGGTCGACGCCGACGCCATCGTGATGGGATTCGAGGGCAAGACCCACTCGAAGGGTAACATCGGCAGCGTCGTCGAGCGCGTCCTCCGGGACGCCAGCCGACCCGTCTTCGCGGTCTAG
- a CDS encoding 3-hydroxyacyl-CoA dehydrogenase/enoyl-CoA hydratase family protein, whose protein sequence is MQLEDIETVAVLGAGNMGHGIAEVAALAGYDVRLRDIKEEFVQSGYEDIEWSLQKLAEKDQLTDDEADAALDRVTPLVDMEEAVGDVDVIIEAVPEQMEIKEDVYAEVEEHAPDRTLFATNTSSLSITDLSEVTDREAQFCGMHFFNPPIRMDLVEVINGAHTDDETVDAIVDLAEDFGKTPVRVRKDSPGFIVNRILVPLMNEACWMLSEDVATVEEIDSTTKYHMGLPMGTFELADMTGIDISYHVLDYMNDVLGDEYEPAPIMQEKVEAEELGQKTGKGFYDYEDGDGADVPTDEYTEEVEERLNAALAKEIANLVGGDVAPPEDIDEAVMMGAGFPEGPTKTIDDYGVEKCLNKLEELYEETGAARYEPPEYLSEAAEQGGFNEGAGADEDTGPDFEVIAIERIDVDVPEGHNEKQVGHIKIDRPHRMNTISLDVLDELDQAREIFEEEEQVRAILITGEGDKAFSAGADVQSMATSADPLSAQELSVQGQSTFGGLEESPLPVVAGIDGFCLGGGMELSMCTDIRIASERSEFGQPELDLGLLPGWGGTQRLANVIGEGPAKEIIMTAERYDAEEMEDFGFLRDVVSKDDLFDEALELAEQLAQGPPVAQKMTKRAMLKGRDDTEAGLEVESQAFGHLIGTDDVMEGMTAFMGDGEPDFEGN, encoded by the coding sequence ATGCAACTCGAAGACATCGAAACCGTCGCGGTGCTGGGTGCCGGTAACATGGGCCACGGCATCGCCGAGGTCGCCGCCCTCGCGGGATACGACGTGCGCCTGCGCGACATCAAAGAAGAGTTCGTCCAGAGCGGCTACGAGGACATCGAGTGGAGCCTCCAGAAACTGGCCGAGAAAGACCAGCTCACCGACGACGAGGCAGACGCCGCCCTCGACCGGGTCACACCGCTGGTCGACATGGAAGAGGCCGTGGGCGACGTCGACGTTATCATCGAGGCCGTCCCCGAACAGATGGAGATCAAGGAGGACGTCTACGCCGAGGTCGAGGAACACGCCCCCGACCGCACGCTCTTTGCCACCAACACCTCCTCGCTCTCGATCACCGACCTCTCCGAGGTCACCGACCGGGAAGCGCAGTTCTGCGGGATGCACTTTTTCAACCCGCCGATCCGGATGGACCTCGTCGAGGTCATCAACGGCGCCCACACCGACGACGAGACCGTCGACGCCATCGTGGATCTGGCCGAGGACTTCGGCAAGACCCCCGTTCGCGTCCGGAAGGACTCGCCGGGCTTCATCGTCAACCGCATCCTCGTGCCCCTGATGAACGAGGCCTGCTGGATGCTCAGCGAGGACGTGGCCACCGTCGAGGAGATCGACTCCACGACGAAGTACCACATGGGCCTGCCGATGGGCACCTTCGAGCTGGCCGACATGACCGGTATCGACATCTCCTACCACGTGCTGGACTACATGAACGACGTGCTCGGCGACGAGTACGAGCCGGCACCGATCATGCAGGAGAAAGTCGAGGCCGAGGAACTCGGTCAGAAGACCGGCAAGGGCTTCTACGACTACGAGGACGGTGACGGCGCGGACGTCCCGACCGACGAGTACACCGAGGAGGTCGAGGAGCGCCTGAACGCCGCACTCGCCAAGGAGATCGCCAACCTCGTCGGCGGCGACGTCGCCCCGCCCGAGGACATCGACGAGGCCGTCATGATGGGTGCCGGCTTCCCCGAAGGCCCCACGAAGACCATCGACGACTACGGCGTCGAGAAGTGCCTGAACAAACTCGAAGAACTGTACGAGGAGACAGGTGCTGCCCGCTACGAGCCGCCGGAGTACCTCTCCGAGGCCGCCGAGCAGGGCGGCTTCAACGAGGGTGCGGGTGCGGACGAAGACACCGGCCCGGACTTCGAGGTCATCGCCATCGAGCGCATCGACGTGGACGTCCCGGAGGGCCACAACGAGAAGCAGGTCGGCCATATCAAGATCGACCGACCCCACCGGATGAACACGATCAGCCTCGACGTGCTGGACGAACTCGACCAGGCACGCGAGATCTTCGAAGAGGAGGAGCAGGTCCGCGCCATCCTGATCACCGGCGAGGGTGACAAGGCGTTCTCGGCCGGGGCCGACGTGCAGTCGATGGCCACCAGCGCCGACCCGCTCTCGGCACAGGAACTCTCGGTTCAGGGGCAGTCCACCTTCGGCGGACTGGAAGAGAGCCCGCTCCCGGTCGTCGCCGGCATCGACGGCTTCTGTCTCGGCGGTGGGATGGAGCTCTCGATGTGTACCGACATCCGGATCGCCTCCGAGCGCTCCGAGTTCGGCCAGCCCGAACTCGACCTCGGGCTGCTGCCCGGCTGGGGCGGTACCCAGCGTCTCGCCAACGTCATCGGCGAGGGCCCCGCCAAGGAGATCATCATGACCGCCGAGCGCTACGACGCCGAGGAGATGGAAGACTTCGGCTTCCTGCGCGACGTGGTCTCGAAGGACGACCTGTTCGACGAGGCGCTCGAACTCGCCGAACAGCTCGCCCAGGGCCCGCCGGTCGCCCAGAAGATGACCAAGCGCGCCATGCTGAAGGGCCGCGACGACACCGAAGCCGGGCTGGAAGTCGAGTCCCAGGCCTTCGGCCACCTCATCGGCACCGACGACGTCATGGAGGGCATGACGGCGTTCATGGGCGACGGTGAGCCCGATTTCGAAGGTAACTGA
- a CDS encoding acyl-CoA dehydrogenase family protein — translation MDFELPEGIDQIRKEIRRFGENEIEPVANEYDREEKYPHEVMDKANEMGLLGASIPVEYGGAGYSILENMIIVEELFAIDPGIGFCIVASSFGTEAIQEFGTEEQKEEFLEPVAKGEKISGAAISEPHAGSDVSSISTRAEKDGDEYVINGNKMWISNGTVGDFFVVLCQTDPDADGRYNGFSQIIVEADRDGFEADKIKGKLGIRASDTAELIFDDVRVPEENLVGTEGMGFLQQMQFFDATRVGVAAQGVGIAKGAADAALDYAQEREQFGQPISEFQAIQHKLAEAYTDIEAARNLTYKAAWKVDQGEQVTKLASMAKEYGSRVAVDVANEAVQIHGGSGYVDDFPVERFYRDAKITQIYEGTTEIQKNIIARELLGKGMS, via the coding sequence ATGGATTTTGAACTACCAGAGGGCATAGACCAGATCCGGAAGGAAATCCGCCGGTTCGGCGAAAACGAGATCGAACCAGTCGCGAACGAGTACGACCGCGAGGAGAAGTATCCCCACGAGGTCATGGACAAGGCCAACGAGATGGGCCTGCTCGGCGCGTCCATCCCCGTCGAGTACGGCGGTGCCGGCTACTCGATCCTCGAGAACATGATCATCGTCGAGGAGCTGTTCGCCATCGACCCCGGCATCGGGTTCTGTATCGTCGCGTCCTCGTTCGGGACCGAGGCGATTCAGGAGTTCGGGACCGAAGAGCAAAAAGAGGAGTTCCTCGAACCGGTCGCGAAAGGGGAGAAGATCTCCGGCGCGGCCATCTCCGAGCCCCACGCCGGTTCTGACGTCTCCTCCATCTCGACACGCGCCGAGAAGGACGGCGACGAGTACGTCATCAACGGCAACAAGATGTGGATCTCGAACGGGACGGTCGGCGACTTCTTCGTCGTCCTCTGTCAGACCGACCCCGACGCCGACGGCCGCTACAACGGCTTCTCCCAGATCATCGTCGAGGCCGACCGCGACGGCTTCGAGGCCGACAAGATCAAGGGCAAACTCGGCATCCGCGCCAGCGACACCGCGGAACTGATCTTCGACGACGTGCGCGTGCCCGAGGAGAACCTCGTCGGGACCGAGGGCATGGGCTTCCTCCAGCAGATGCAGTTCTTCGACGCCACCCGCGTCGGCGTCGCTGCGCAGGGCGTCGGGATCGCCAAGGGTGCGGCCGACGCAGCCCTCGACTACGCCCAGGAGCGCGAGCAGTTCGGCCAGCCCATCTCCGAGTTCCAGGCCATCCAGCACAAACTCGCCGAAGCCTACACCGACATCGAGGCCGCCCGGAACCTGACCTACAAGGCCGCCTGGAAAGTCGACCAGGGCGAGCAGGTCACCAAACTCGCCTCCATGGCCAAGGAGTACGGCTCCCGCGTGGCCGTGGACGTGGCCAACGAGGCCGTCCAGATCCACGGCGGATCCGGCTACGTCGACGACTTCCCGGTCGAGCGGTTCTACCGCGACGCCAAGATCACCCAGATCTACGAGGGAACCACCGAGATCCAGAAGAACATCATCGCCCGCGAACTGCTCGGCAAGGGCATGTCGTAA
- a CDS encoding helix-turn-helix domain-containing protein encodes MRYFDFTISPEDGAIHPADKLIAEQPGVTRDALMHVNSLGDGTGVLLYRIYGDPESVTEVIDESNQVLAWDVLDVQDDVFHLYLHVPPGQPAGGLMALAQKYALIIDTPLKYTDQGGLRTTIVGTHEMLRKALEETPDGVRFAVEQAGQYSPDREDILSILTERQHEVFETAISEGYYEIPREATHEDIADSLECAPSTVDEHLRKAESRVLSALMR; translated from the coding sequence ATGAGGTATTTCGATTTCACAATCTCGCCGGAAGACGGGGCGATCCATCCCGCGGACAAGTTGATCGCCGAGCAGCCGGGGGTGACGCGGGACGCACTGATGCACGTCAATTCGCTGGGCGACGGGACCGGTGTCCTCCTCTACCGGATCTACGGTGATCCCGAGTCGGTGACCGAGGTCATCGACGAGTCGAACCAGGTGCTCGCGTGGGACGTGCTCGACGTGCAGGACGACGTGTTCCACCTCTACCTCCACGTCCCGCCGGGCCAGCCCGCCGGGGGACTGATGGCACTGGCACAGAAGTACGCCCTCATCATCGACACGCCGCTGAAGTACACCGATCAGGGCGGTCTCCGCACGACCATCGTGGGCACTCACGAGATGCTCCGGAAGGCCCTGGAGGAGACCCCCGACGGCGTCCGCTTCGCCGTCGAACAGGCCGGCCAGTACTCCCCCGATCGGGAGGACATCCTCTCGATTCTCACCGAACGCCAGCACGAGGTGTTCGAGACGGCCATCTCGGAAGGCTACTACGAGATTCCCCGGGAGGCGACACACGAGGACATCGCCGACTCGCTGGAGTGTGCGCCCTCGACCGTCGACGAACACCTCAGGAAAGCCGAATCGCGTGTGTTGTCGGCGTTGATGCGGTAG
- the cysE gene encoding serine O-acetyltransferase, whose product MFDRLDNIRKHVVEDVRTALAKDPAAKSALEVALLYPGLHAVWLYRIAHALWTGDHRLTARALSEVARFLTGVEIHPAATIGRRLFVDHGQGVVIGETAEIGDDVLIYHGVTLGGDSMRREKRHPTVEDCATLGANATLLGAITVGESATVGAGSVVTEDVPADATAKGVPAEIIERAAGDEAETPNPTADAESEPHWLADC is encoded by the coding sequence ATGTTCGACCGACTCGACAATATCAGGAAACACGTCGTCGAAGACGTACGCACCGCACTCGCGAAAGACCCAGCGGCCAAGAGCGCACTGGAGGTCGCCCTGCTGTATCCGGGCCTCCACGCCGTCTGGCTCTACCGCATCGCACACGCCCTCTGGACCGGCGACCACCGGCTGACAGCCCGGGCGCTCTCGGAGGTCGCCCGGTTTCTCACCGGTGTCGAGATCCACCCGGCGGCGACGATCGGCCGCCGACTGTTCGTCGACCACGGCCAGGGTGTCGTGATCGGCGAGACTGCCGAGATCGGCGACGACGTACTCATATACCACGGCGTGACGCTGGGTGGGGACTCCATGCGCCGGGAGAAACGCCACCCGACGGTCGAGGACTGCGCGACCCTCGGGGCCAACGCCACGCTACTGGGCGCCATAACAGTGGGCGAGAGCGCGACCGTTGGCGCCGGCTCGGTCGTCACCGAGGACGTTCCCGCGGACGCGACGGCCAAGGGCGTCCCCGCCGAGATCATCGAGCGGGCTGCCGGGGACGAGGCGGAGACGCCGAACCCGACGGCCGACGCCGAATCCGAACCCCACTGGCTGGCCGACTGCTGA
- a CDS encoding secondary thiamine-phosphate synthase enzyme YjbQ, whose translation MHAEFEISTDERVTTVDVTERVEDQVPNDADGTATVFVKHTTAGISVNEAEPRLLSDIETALEDIVPETGWEHDELDGNADAHLRSMLLGRDVTVPVVDGRLDLGTWQSILLVECDGPRTRTVTVTCE comes from the coding sequence ATGCACGCCGAGTTCGAGATTTCGACCGACGAGCGAGTGACGACCGTCGACGTGACGGAGCGCGTCGAAGATCAGGTTCCGAACGACGCCGATGGCACCGCCACCGTCTTCGTCAAACACACGACGGCCGGGATCAGCGTCAACGAGGCCGAACCGCGTCTCCTGAGTGACATCGAGACCGCACTGGAAGACATCGTTCCGGAGACGGGCTGGGAGCACGACGAACTGGACGGAAACGCGGACGCACACCTCCGATCCATGCTGCTCGGGCGGGACGTGACGGTGCCAGTCGTCGACGGGCGACTCGACCTGGGCACCTGGCAGTCCATCCTGCTCGTCGAGTGCGACGGACCCCGAACGCGAACGGTGACGGTAACCTGTGAGTGA
- a CDS encoding long-chain fatty acid--CoA ligase — MTPPDIEAIRETEQEYTDEVIEDNTIPEMFEDAVERYPDNEAQMYKGGIYSRSLTPEIIDEPEPGEYTSLSYEEMRGLVRRLAAGFRELGVEQDDRVGIMSNPRMEWALSDFGLLAAGGTVTTVYTESSPKQIKYLLNDPGATGVVVENEYLLDRIVKVQDELSLEFVVVIDELEKYEDVDQIHTLSEVYELGDQGFDEDEYWSWIEQQDMHDLASLIYTSGTTGKPKGVKLTHHNFRANINQLRKRTGPRPDKDDDVPSVSEGRTSISFLPLAHVFERTTGHFLMFACGATVGYAESTDTVSEDIQKIKPQGGSSVPRVYERIFDEMREQASGSDTKERIFEWAVDVARNYARTDSPGLGLKIKRSIANQLVFKQVKEELGGNIDFFVSGGGSLSEDLADLFKGMGIPIFEGYGLTEAAPVVSVNLPESLETGTLGPPLPDVEVKIDESQVADDQFEDVEGEIGELLVKGPNVTEGYWEMPEKTEEAFTADGWFKTGDIVERTENDYLTYHDRLKNLLVLDTGKNVAPEPIEDEFSTSSRVEQIMVMGDDEKFISALVVPNFDAIARWAQNRNIDLPNSKEEICEDERVREWVNEDVQLVNRNLEKHETIKQFELVHLEWTPENDMLTPSLKKKRRNIKSEFEDQVTKIYEGEPATADD, encoded by the coding sequence ATGACCCCACCTGATATCGAGGCGATCAGAGAGACCGAGCAGGAGTATACCGACGAGGTGATCGAGGACAACACCATTCCGGAGATGTTCGAGGACGCGGTCGAGCGGTATCCGGACAACGAGGCCCAGATGTACAAGGGTGGGATCTACTCGCGGTCGCTCACGCCCGAGATCATCGACGAGCCGGAGCCGGGGGAGTACACGTCACTCAGCTACGAGGAGATGCGCGGGCTCGTCCGACGGCTGGCTGCGGGCTTTCGAGAACTCGGCGTCGAGCAGGACGACCGCGTCGGGATCATGTCGAACCCGCGCATGGAGTGGGCGCTCTCGGACTTCGGACTGCTGGCCGCCGGCGGGACGGTCACGACGGTCTACACGGAGTCCTCGCCCAAACAGATCAAGTATCTGCTCAACGACCCCGGTGCGACCGGGGTGGTCGTCGAGAACGAGTACCTGCTCGACCGTATCGTGAAGGTCCAGGACGAACTCAGCCTGGAGTTCGTCGTCGTCATCGACGAACTGGAGAAATACGAGGACGTCGACCAGATCCACACGCTCTCGGAGGTCTACGAACTCGGCGACCAGGGGTTCGACGAGGACGAGTACTGGTCGTGGATCGAACAGCAGGACATGCACGATCTGGCGAGTCTGATCTACACCTCCGGGACGACGGGCAAACCGAAGGGGGTCAAACTCACCCACCACAATTTCCGGGCGAACATCAACCAGCTCCGCAAACGCACCGGACCCCGACCCGACAAGGACGACGACGTGCCCTCAGTCTCCGAAGGCCGGACGTCCATCTCCTTCCTGCCGCTGGCACACGTCTTCGAGCGGACCACGGGTCACTTCCTGATGTTCGCCTGCGGGGCGACCGTCGGGTACGCGGAGAGCACGGACACGGTCAGCGAGGACATCCAGAAGATCAAACCGCAGGGCGGGTCCAGCGTCCCCCGGGTCTACGAGCGCATCTTCGACGAGATGCGCGAGCAAGCCAGCGGCTCGGACACGAAAGAGCGAATCTTCGAGTGGGCCGTCGACGTGGCCCGGAACTACGCCCGGACGGACAGTCCCGGGCTGGGACTGAAGATCAAGCGCTCGATCGCCAACCAGCTCGTGTTCAAACAGGTCAAAGAGGAACTCGGCGGGAACATCGACTTCTTCGTCAGTGGCGGTGGGAGTCTCAGCGAGGATCTCGCGGACCTGTTCAAGGGCATGGGCATCCCTATCTTCGAGGGATACGGCCTGACCGAGGCCGCGCCGGTGGTGTCGGTGAATCTCCCGGAGAGCCTCGAAACCGGGACGCTCGGGCCGCCGCTGCCCGACGTCGAGGTCAAGATCGACGAGTCACAGGTCGCCGACGACCAGTTCGAGGACGTGGAGGGCGAGATCGGCGAACTCCTCGTGAAGGGTCCGAACGTCACGGAAGGCTACTGGGAGATGCCGGAGAAGACCGAGGAGGCCTTCACGGCCGACGGCTGGTTCAAGACCGGCGACATCGTCGAACGGACCGAAAACGATTACCTCACCTACCACGACCGGCTGAAGAACCTGCTGGTGCTGGACACGGGGAAAAACGTCGCGCCCGAGCCAATCGAGGACGAGTTCTCGACCTCCTCGCGCGTCGAGCAGATCATGGTGATGGGCGACGACGAGAAGTTCATCAGCGCCCTGGTCGTCCCGAACTTCGACGCCATCGCTCGGTGGGCACAGAACCGCAACATCGACCTCCCGAACTCGAAGGAGGAGATCTGTGAGGACGAGCGCGTCCGCGAGTGGGTCAACGAGGACGTGCAACTGGTCAACCGCAACCTCGAGAAACACGAGACGATCAAGCAGTTCGAGCTGGTCCACCTCGAGTGGACGCCGGAAAACGACATGCTCACCCCCTCGCTGAAGAAGAAGCGTCGCAACATCAAATCCGAGTTCGAGGACCAGGTGACGAAGATCTACGAAGGAGAACCGGCGACGGCGGACGATTAG
- a CDS encoding DNA-3-methyladenine glycosylase, translating to MTSPHDELSTDTYLGPLIEAHGRLRIEPAEDFFQRFVTSILRQQVSMASAAATRERLFDAVEVTPAGIRDADDDLLQDAGLSRQKTRYVNNVAWAFEQRGWSKAHFEGMDDDAVRAELTDVTGVGAWTADMQLIFSLGREDVFPVGDLGIRKGMTTLFDADLTRAEMVEESERWRPYRSYASLYLWRAEEDIAESVAEVVGEG from the coding sequence GTGACGAGTCCACACGACGAGCTGTCGACCGACACGTATCTCGGGCCGCTGATCGAGGCCCACGGTCGCCTGCGCATCGAGCCGGCCGAGGACTTCTTCCAGCGGTTCGTGACCTCGATCCTCCGCCAGCAGGTGTCGATGGCCTCGGCGGCCGCGACCCGGGAACGGCTGTTCGACGCCGTCGAGGTGACACCCGCGGGGATTCGGGACGCCGACGACGACCTGCTCCAGGACGCCGGCCTCTCCCGGCAGAAGACCCGCTACGTCAACAACGTCGCCTGGGCCTTCGAGCAGCGTGGCTGGAGCAAGGCCCACTTCGAGGGGATGGACGACGACGCGGTACGTGCCGAGTTGACCGACGTGACCGGCGTCGGCGCGTGGACGGCCGACATGCAACTGATCTTCTCGCTCGGCCGCGAGGACGTGTTCCCGGTCGGAGACCTCGGAATCAGGAAGGGAATGACCACCCTCTTCGACGCCGACCTGACGCGAGCGGAGATGGTCGAGGAGTCCGAACGCTGGCGACCGTATCGGAGCTACGCGAGTCTCTACCTGTGGCGGGCCGAAGAGGACATCGCCGAGAGCGTGGCGGAAGTCGTCGGCGAGGGCTAG